In Papaver somniferum cultivar HN1 chromosome 1, ASM357369v1, whole genome shotgun sequence, a genomic segment contains:
- the LOC113294791 gene encoding uncharacterized protein LOC113294791, with the protein MHLRLQDFKSVSAYNSALFQIVSRLKLCGETVTDVDLLEKTYFTFHASNILLQQQYRERQFKNYSELISCLLVAEQNNELLLKNHQSHPAGSTIAPEMNATESRGNAPESRCKEQGRSLDPKKTNFKKKAGNNSHYHKGKKNVFPKHKGKRSQSHSKHHESVCHRCGSPGHWANVCRTPKHLVDLYQASIKGKEKKVETNFSQYDIPMDIAHLDISDFKNDGNEIEDMDSIFNDI; encoded by the coding sequence ATGCATCTGCGCCTCCAAGATTTCAAGAGTGTAAGTGCATACAATTCAGCACTTTTTCAAATTGTCTCTCGTTTGAAACTATGCGGTGAAACAGTTACTGATGTTGATCTTTTGGAGAAGACTTACTTCACCTTTCATGCTTCAAACATTTTGCTTCAACAACAATATCGTGAAAGGCAGTTTAAGAACTATTCTGAGCTTATCTCTTGCCTTCTAGTAGCTGAGCAGAATAATGAGTTGCTACTCAAGAACCATCAAAGTCACCCAGCAGGTTCAACAATTGCTCCTGAGATGAACGCTACAGAAAGCCGTGGAAATGCCCCTGAAAGCCGTTGTAAAGAACAAGGACGTTCATTAGATCCTAAAAAGACCAATTTTAAGAAGAAGGCTGGTAATAATTCTCATTATCATAAGGGGAAGAAGAACGTGTTTCCAAAACACAAAGGCAAACGCTCGCAAAGTCATTCAAAGCACCATGAAAGTGTTTGTCACCGTTGTGGTTCACCAGGGCACTGGGCAAATGTTTGTCGTACTCCAAAGCACCTTGTTGATCTTTATCAGGCGTCTATTAAGGGAAAGGAAAAGAAGGTTGAAACCAATTTTTCCCAATATGACATACCAATGGATATTGCCCATCTTGATATTTCTGACTTCAAGAATGATGGAAATGAGATTGAAGACATGGATTCCATTTTCAATGATATCTGA